DNA sequence from the Diorhabda sublineata isolate icDioSubl1.1 chromosome 6, icDioSubl1.1, whole genome shotgun sequence genome:
taacCAAATTGCAATAGACATTCTGAAGCACCctgtatctttattattaatttgattattatgttCAAGGTTAACTTTTTTTCCTTACATTTTTTGGTACGTTTGATTTTCTTAAACGGATCACTGATgcagatattttctttttgttggtTCGGACACGCTCTAATTTTaaaggtaaatatttattaatataaatttcgatatttaattaatgaaaacgGTAAATCATTCGAAATTTATTCATGTAGAACGGTACAGAATTGTTTAACTAATTGGAGAAATCAAAAGACATTTAAGCTAATGTTTTAACATAATTTACTAAGAATTGTAAGGTTGTAGAAAATTGGCAACGTTGTCAAACATACTACAGAATCTCATCGATGTTTTAATGACTTATATGAAGTTTCAGTTTAATTATTGAGTATTTAACTTATGAGATTTGATAATGGTACATTtatatttacgaaaaagaagatctattgtttttattatagagTTCGGAAGTGGAAGATGCATGTTACGTGATAGAATGGAACGAGTGTAGTTTATCGGAACAAAAATTAATTCTGATGATTATGATGCGGGCTCAGAAACCGTTAGCAGTTAGAGCATTGTTCTTAACTTTAACGATGTCGACATTAACATTGGTAAGCATGTTTCTAAAGCTTCTATAATAGCTTTGACAATTTAGTTATGCGAATTCTCATATTTACATTCGTATTTGAAAACGTAATAGGTACTTGTTCtgtgaaaataagttttttaagcatcaaataatattcaaatttcgagccaattataaaatttaccACTTTTGTGACAGATGTGaagttaataattaatatttacacCTCTAGAAGGCGTTAATTTCGTCAATATGTTAAAGAGAATAatctaagtaatttttttactgaatttactagtaatattattttctttatctatGACTGtactttttttacattaattattattaggaCAATAGTTACGTAGCAGTATTGACAGCGACATCTAGTAGAAAGAAGTTAAAGTACGTTTTAATGAATTGGTTTTAAAAGAAacacaatttttctttcttttattaaaattttttttatctttctatttttctatcaacacaaaccTCTTTTTCCACCTAACATTAATAACATACAGTATAACGTGTGGTGGAATctgaaaattctaaatatttacgCTACAGCAAAAGGAATATGAATTCGTATGAATCACATTATTtctgacgaaaaaaaaaacatggcaaaatttgttttcaatagcaaatattcatttattttatgtcGATATTCAATAGTCAAAACTTCTCgtcaataaaatctcattatattttatttaatgggGAGAATCATTTACTATGATAAAATTCTATTCTCTAATCACCCGGTATAAGTATCGACGTTTGATTTGTgcatttataaatagaatttcgtggctaaattatttttcaagaaaattatttgcTAATATATTTTGTTGCCATTTGTATGCGAATTGTTTCTCGTTTAAGactgcttgacatgatgcaatacaatgCAATATGCAATTATTGcatgcaagctgcaattctatGGAAAAATCTAGTCGCTTTTGGCTTAACATCAGATCAGCTTATTCTCGTAAAACTTAGCTTTGtgattttcattgttaaactaggcacaaaatattagtaaaaattagaggttaggaatttgttttcttttacccttatgaaattttaattattgagaACCATGATACAATAGCAGGATACTTACATTTAATTTCTTGCACTTTGTATTGCATTATGTTAAGCggattttatgaatatttattttttttttttagatattaaaaACATCATATTCTTATTGTACAGTTTTGCGTACAATGTACGATTAAGAAAATCACCAAAATGTAACtgataaggaaaataaaaacacaatattgaatgttgtaatgtttattgtaattaatataatattcactTGCTAAGAAACTAAGTTTTTTGAGCTTACCTGCAAAAATATTCAGATTCTCCTGTATTAATTCCACTAAAACATATCTGAAAAGTATTTATAGACTTTTTAACACCATAAGacaaaagaaatacaaaataaacaaactatttgaaaaaaattaagaaaagtttacaCAGGTACATACGAGGAAGTCGATTGTTTACTCCACAGCTGACATTTTGACGTAtatcagctgttttcttagaCTGCGAAGTAAGTGGTCTCGTTTGTGAGAGAGATCAACCAACAGTGGCTAGTAGCTTCTGGTTTTAGTGGGCGTTACAATTTGAAATCAATGgaaaagaagttttttattaatatttggcTTTTGTATAAGATGCTAATGGCCGAGATGGAATTAGTCGTAGTGTTTGATGAAATgctatttaaaatataattagtttttaCCTTAATATTTAACGATGTTGTTGGTCTAAATGGTGAAAAGACACTTTCAGGAACTACATTCGTTAGAAATTTTCGGGGTTAGGGGGGTATTAGTACAAATACGAGGATTGCTAAATTCtgagataaacaaatatttgtcgAAGATGACATATGACAActcgttctgagtacgttcaccattgaaaatgtcaaactttattacgGAATTGTGTCAGTTTTGACACAATAGCATCAGTGTTGCTGGACTTTAATTAACCATAACTTTTTATCGAcgtgaaacatttttatttttaattttaaaattacatatCGGGATCCGTATTCTTACGAGAAGATTTCGAatgttttggtttgttttttgtttcggaaataaaaatttccatcGGCGGATTAATTTGAATCAAACTCATCTGCAAATATAGTTTGCgaatacaaaattattacacCTGTCGACGCCCGTTCGAAATTTCACGATTCCGATGGTGTATTCGACAAATTCGATTTGAGGTTTTCTCTAATTTCCCCAGAGTTTCGAAGTTTAATTCAACATCGCGTCCTCATATATAACTATTGAAACCAGATACACTAAGATTGCattgaaattcatattattgtttgaaattatctACCTGTAAAATAGATTTGATGCTAATATAGTTTCTTGAAGGAATATAAAACGTGTCAGAATATAATCAAGCAAAAATATAGAGTGGGCCGCACATTTCTCCACTTTTCTAACCTGGATCGGTAGAAACCGCGCGAAAGAGGCTATCGAGGCTACTGTCGGTCCTTTACTCGTTTCTTGGAAGTTGCaaaaacttcaaacttcaaatatGTCACTCaacttatttaattaaaagtttcGGGTGATGGATGTCGCGGAGTATTGTCCAAAAAGAGAAGAAAGAAACTTGCCTCGGTGAATTGGTTTGTGTTTGTGCTGTCTAAGCtaggaaaagaagaaaaaacggCGACCAAGTGAttcgaagaagatgaaaagAGTTCCGGACTGTGTAAAAACGATTCCTTTCAGTTTTGgggatatattttgaaatatttttttttgttattttccgtTGTTTTctggttttttattttgttaattttcaattagaaatatacATTGGGGGCGGgctaaattaaacaatttacttatatgtttatataaataaacaatttttttccacaaatttgttattttagatCTTCCTTTTCCGATTATCCGATTTTTTGATTATCCGTTTATTCCGATTATCTGCACTTTAGATTAtcggatttttcaattttccgaaCTTTTAATTATCTGTTTTTTGATTATCcgaattttttattctcattttttgtttatctgaACTTTTGATTATCcgattttttattatctcattttttgtttatcagaTCTTTTGATTATCCGAACTTTTCATCATCCGAACTTCTGATTAtccgatttttttattaacaaatttttttattatccgaTTTTGTGATTATTCGAACTTTTGATTATCCGGTTTTTTGATTATCTGCACTTTTGATTAtcggatttttcaattttccgaaCTTTTAATTATCCGATTTCTCAATTTTCCGAACTTTTAATTATCTGTTTTTTGATTAtccgaattttttaatatctcattttttgtttaactggACTTTTGATTATCCGAACTTTTGATTATCCGGTTTTTTGTTTAACTGACCTTTTGATTATCCGATTTTTTGATTATCCGAACTTTTGATTATCCGGTTTTTTGTTTATCTGACCTTTTGATTATCCGTACTTTTGATTATCCGAACTTTTGATTATCCGGTTTTTTGTTTATCTGACCTTTTGATTATccgattttttgattattcgaACTTTTGATTAtccgatttttttattaacaaatttttttattatccgaTTTTGTGATTATTCGAACTTTTGATTATCCGGTTTTTTGATTATCTGCACTTTTGATTAtcggatttttcaattttccgaaCTTTTTTAATTATCCGATTTCTCAATTTTCCGAACTTTTAATTATCTGTTTTTTGATTAtccgaattttttaatatctcattttttgtttaactggACTTTTGATTATCCGAACTTTTGATTATCCGGTTTTTTGTTTATCTGACCTTTTGATTATCCGATTTTTTGATTATCCGAACTTTTGATTATCcggttttttatttatctgaCCTTTTGATTATCCGTACTTTTGATTATCCGAACTTTTGATTATCCGGTTTTTTGTTTATCTGACCTTTTGATTATccgattttttgattattcgaACTTTTGATTAtccgatttttttattaacaaatttttttattatccgaTTTTGTGATTATTCGAACTTTTGATTATCCGGTTTTTTGATTATCTGCACTTTTGATTAtcggatttttcaattttccgaaCTTTTTTAATTATCCGATTTCTCAATTTTCCGAACTTTTAATTATCTGTTTTTTGATTAtccgaattttttaatatctcattttttgtttaactggACTTTTGATTATCCGAACTTTTGATTATccgtttttttgtttatctgaCCTTTTGATTATCCGATTTTTTGATTATCCGAACTTTTGATTATCCGGTTTTTTGTTTATCTGACCTTTTGATTATCCGTACTTTTGATTATCCGAACTTTTGATTATCCGGTTTTTTGTTTATCTGACCTTTTGATTATccgattttttgattattcgaACTTTTGATTAtccgatttttttattaacaaatttttttattatccgaTTTTGTGATTATTCGAACTTTTGATTATCCGGTTTTTTGATTATCTGCACTTTTGATTAtcggatttttcaattttccgaaCTTTTTTAATTATCCGATTTCTCAATTTTCCGAACTTTTAATTATCTGTTTTTTGATTAtccgaattttttaatatctcattttttgtttaactggACTTTTGATTATCCGAACTTTTGATTATCCGGTTTTTTGTTTATCTGACCTTTTGATTATCCGATTTTTTGATTATCCGAACTTTTGATTATCCGGTTTTTTGTTTATCTGACCTTTTGATTATCCGTACTTTTGATTATCCGAACTTTTGATTATCCGGTTTTTTGTTTATCTGACCTTTTGATTATccgattttttgattattcgaACTTTTGATTAtccgatttttttattatccgaTTTTGTGATTATCCGAACTTTTGATTATCCGGttttttgattaacaaattttttgattatccGATTTTGTGATTATCCGAACTTTTAATTATCTGTTTTTTGAATATccgaattttttattatctcattttttgtttaactggACTTTTGATTATCCGAACTTTTCATCATCCGAATTTTTGATTATCCGATTTTGTGATTATCCGAACTTTTGATTATCCGGTTTTTTGATTATCTGACCTTTTGATTATCCGATTTTTTGATTATCCGAACTTTTGATTATcccattttttgtttatctcaCTTTTGATTAGCCGAACCACCTCCGACAACATTAGTTCGCATAATCGACGCTCTGCTGTAGCTGATTATTGAAGATTTTTACCATTTCCGACGCTCTTGCGGATACTACCAAGCAGAATTTCCATACACAATGTCGCAACTCATTTTTTGATTATCTCATTGAAGTAAACGTCCAAAATGTCTGAAATCCACATCAATTAAAGTTCTCTGTTTCCTAAGAATATCAACTGAAATGTTCATTTTCCttaaaaactcatattttattAAGATCCAACTACACATAGGTggtaaatttaaaatagaaaaaaaaaaatgtaaattaggTACAGTTTTCTTTCTTAATCGAATATTACAACAACCACAAGTTATTTATTAGAAGAACTCATcgtaaaatcaaatcaaatgttCTTATTTGTTTCGCACACTGTCGATATTGACCAACCCCGACAATATTCCAGCATCTAGTCGCGTCATCTATGTTTCTTCgtcatcattaaaaatatcttctaaTATTTGTTTCGTAATGGTTCGATGAGGTCTCGTCGGATCCAGCTTCGGCGTACCGTATAAACGACTATTGATGACATATAACCTAAAAGACAAACAATATTTCCATTATCTAGACAAGAACAACTCTAGATTTACTGGTACGATAGTATATATCTCTCGAATAAAAGATGCTGGATCAGTTCAACAAGCTTTTAAAGACATTTAAAACCTCAATACTTCAAAAAAGATCGAAAATCGAGATAATTTGGcaacaaaaacttataaaaaggTCTCTGTCGACCCAGCAATACTCCAACTTCTCCGACCCCTTCGAAAATACTGTTCCAGATTGATTCCCCATGATATATCTCTCGAATAAAAGATGCTGGATCAGTTCAACAAGCTTTTAAAGACATTTAAAACCTCAATACTTCGAAAAAGATCGAAAATCGAGATAATTTGGcaacaaaaacttataaaaaggTCTCTGTCGACCCAGCAATACTCCAACTTCTCCAACCCCTTCGAAAATACTGTTCCAGATTGACTCCCCATGATATATCTCTCGAATAAAAGATGCTGGATCAGTTCAACAAGCTTTTAAAGACATTTAAAACCTCAATACTTCGAAAAAGATCGAAAATCGAGATAATTTGGcaacaaaaacttataaaaaggTCTCTGTCGACCCAGCAATACTCCAACTTCTCCAACCCCTTCGAAAATACTGTTCCAGATTGACTCCCCATGATATATCTCTCGAATAAAAGATGCTGGATCAGTTCAACAAGCTTTTAAAGACATTTAAAACCTCAATACTTCGAAAAAGATCGAAAATCGAGATAATTTGGcaacaaaaacttataaaaaggTCTCTGTCGACCCAGCAATACTCCAACTTCTCCAACCCCTTTGAAAATACTGTTCCAGATTGATTCCCCATGATATATCTCTCGATTAAAAGATGCTGGATCAGTTCAACAAGCTTTTAAAGACATTTAAAACCTCAATACTTCGAAAAAGATCGAAAATCGAGATAATTTGGcaacaaaaacttataaaaaggTCTCTGTCGACCCAGCAATACTCCAACTTCTCCAACCCCTTTGAAAATACTGTTCCAGATTGATTCCCCATGATATATCTCTCGATTAAAAGATGCTGGATCAGTTCAACAAGCTTTTAAAGACATTTAAAACCTCAATACTTCGAAAAAGATCGAAAATCGAGATAATTTGGcaacaaaaacttataaaaaggTCTCTGTCGACCCAGCTATACTCCAACTTCTCCAACCCCTTCGAAAATACTGTTCCAGATTGACTCCCCATGATATATCTCTCGAATAAAAGATGCTGGATCAGTTCAACAAGCTTTTAAAGACATTTAAAACCTCAATACTTCGAAAAAGATCGAAAATCGAGATAATTTGGcaacaaaaacttataaaaaggTCTCTGTCGACCCAGCAATACTCCAACTTCTCCAACCCCTTTGAAAATACTGTTCCAGATTGACTCCCCATGATATATCTCTCGAATAAAAGATGCTGGATCAGTTCAACAAGCTTTTAAAGACATTTAAAACCTCAATAGTTCGAAAAAGATCGAAAATCGAGATAATTTGGcaacaaaaacttataaaaaggTCTCTGTCGACCCAGCAATACTCCAACTTCTCCAACCCCTTTGAAAATACTGTTCCAGATTGACTCCCCATGATATATCTCTCGATTAAAAGATGCTGGATCAGTTCAACAAGCTTTTAAAGACATTTAAAACCTCAATACTTCGAAAAAGATCGAAAATCGAGATAATTTGGcaacaaaaacttataaaaaggTCTCTGTCGACCCAGCAATACTCCAACTTCTCCGACCCCTTCGAAAATACTGTTCCAGATTGATTCCCCATGATATATCTCTCGAATAAAAGATGCTGGATCAGTTCAACAAGCTTTTAAAGACATTTAAAACCTCAATACTTCGAAAAAGATCGAAAATCGAGATAATTTGGcaacaaaaacttataaaaaggTCTCTGTCGACCCAGCAATACTCCAACTTCTCCAACCCCTTTGAAAATACTGTTCCAGATTGATTCCCCATGATATATCTCTCGATTAAAAGATGCTGGATCAGTTCAACAAGCTTTTAAAGACATTTAAAACCTCAATACTTCGAAAAAGATCGAAAATCGAGATAATTTGGcaacaaaaacttataaaaaggTCTCTGTCGACCCAGCAATACTCCAACTTCTCCAACCCCTTTGAAAATACTGTTCCAGATTGATTCCCCATGATATATCTCTCGATTAAAAGATGCTGGATCAGTTCAACAAGCTTTTAAAGACATTTAAAACCTCAATACTTCGAAAAAGATCGAAAATCGAGATAATTTGGcaacaaaaacttataaaaaggTCTCTGTCGACCCAGCTATACTCCAACTTCTCCAACCCCTTTGAAAATACTGTTCCAGATTGATTCCCCATGATATATCTCTCGATTAAAAGATGCTGGATCAGTTCAACAAGCTTTTAAAGACATTTAAAACCTCAATACTTCGAAAAAGATCGAAAATCGAGATAATTTGGcaacaaaaacttataaaaaggTCTCTGTCGACCCAGCAATACTCCAACTTCTCCGACCCCTTTGAAAATACTGTTCCAGATTGATTCCCCATGATATATCTCTCGATTAAAAGATGCTGGATCAGTTCAACAAGCTTTTAAAGACATTTAAAACCTCAATACTTCGAAAAAGATCGAAAATCGAGATAATTTGGcaacaaaaacttataaaaaggTCTCTGTCGACCCAGCAATACTCCAACTTCTCCAACCCCTTTGAAAATACTGTTCCAGATTGATTCCCCATGATATATCTCTCGATTAAAAGATGCTGGATCAGTTCAACAAGCTTTTAAAGACATTTAAAACCTCAATACTTCGAAAAAGATCGAAAATCGAGATAATTTGGcaacaaaaacttataaaaaggTCTCTGTCGACCCAGCTATACTCCAACTTCTCCAACCCCTTTGAAAATACTGTTCCAGATTGATTCCCCATGATATATCTCTCGATTAAAAGATGCTGGATCAGTTCAACAAGCTTTTAAAGACATTTAAAACCTCAATACTTCGAAAAAGATCGAAAATCGAGATAATTTGGcaacaaaaacttataaaaaggTCTCTGTCGACCCAGCAATACTCCAACTTCTCCAACCCCTTTGAAAATACTGTTCCAGATTGACTCCCCATGATATATCTCTCGAATAAAAGATGCTGGATCAGTTCAACAAGCTTTTAAAGACATTTAAAACCTCAATACTTCGAAAAAGATCGAAAATCGAGATAATTTGGcaacaaaaacttataaaaaggTCTCTGTCGACCCAGCTATACTCCAACTTCTCCAACCCCTTTGAAAATACTGTTCCAGATTGATTCCCCATGATATATCTCTCGATTAAAAGATGCTGGATCAGTTCAACAAGCTTTTAAAGACATTTAAAACCTCAATACTTCGAAAAAGATCGAAAATCGAGATAATTTGGcaacaaaaacttataaaaaggTCTCTGTCGACCCAGCAATACTCCAACTTCTCCAACCCCTTTGAAAATACTGTTCCAGATTGACTCCCCATGATATATCTCTCGAATAAAAGATGCTGGATCAGTTCAACAAGCTTTTAAAGACATTTAAAACCTCAATACTTCGAAAAAGATCGAAAATCGAGATAATTTGGcaacaaaaacttataaaaaggTCTCTGTCGACCCAGCAATACTCCAACTTCTCCAACCCCTTTGAAAATACTGTTCCAGATTGACTCCCCATGATATATCTCTCGAATAAAAGATGCTGGATCAGTTCAACAAGCTTTTAAAGACATTTAAAACCTCAATACTTCGAAAAAGATCGAAAATCGAGATAATTTGGcaacaaaaacttataaaaaggTCTCTGTCGACCCAGCTATACTCCAACTTCTCCAACCCCTTTGAAAATACTGTTCCAGATTGATTCCCCATGATATATCTCTCGATTAAAAGATGCTGGATCAGTTCAACAAGCTTTTAAAGACATTTAAAACCTCAATACTTCGAAAAAGATCGAAAATCGAGATAATTTGGcaacaaaaacttataaaaaggTCTCTGTCGACCCAGCAATACTCCAACTTCTCCAACCCCTTTGAAAATACTGTTCCAGATTGACTCCCCATGATATATCTCTCGAATAAAAGATGCTGGATCAGTTCAACAAGCTTTTAAAGACATTTAAAACCTCAATACTTCGAAAAAGATCGAAAATCGAGATAATTTGGcaacaaaaacttataaaaaggTCTCTGTCGACCCAGCAATACTCCAACTTCTCCAACCCCTtagaaaaattcgtttttcgCTAAGTAAAACTCCTTGAAGTCGAATACCTCCTCATTCGACTCGAATCAATGCCCGGCGAGTGACTTTTTCAAGTTCTGAAGCTCAAATAAGTCGCACGGAAACAAATCTGAAAAATAAAGTGGACGGTGCAACAATTCGACCAATTCAGCCGTGGTAAAACcgttttttgaaatgcttactCAATCAGCCACCTTCAAATATCCTCCGCCGCAGTCCTTATGATATTACaactaaatatttttcgaaaatactgaaaaatttttgtttcgaatCGCATTAACTTACTTTTCGCTCAAATCGCATCTAACGTTGAACCACCAATCGCAGACGAAAACTAACTGACTGAACTGGGTTCCATTGGGACACAAGAAACTCGTTTGACGTCCGTCGATGTCGCAATAGTGCCAACTTTGACAACGCGTTTCGGGATCGGCGTAAAAACCGGGATATTTCTGATCGTCGCAGTAAAAATTCGTGTAAGGGACGGTGCTCAAAACCGGATAATCGGATCCAGGTCTTCCTAAATTCGTATTTATAacgaaagaaagaaaaaaaaataattagaaagtgaatgcacctcgtatatattacGTAAACGAAAAACGATTTTGTTAATAAACGTTATTGTAGTCGAGGAACTGACATTATATCTCGTCGcgtgaaattttatattcaagtaCTCGCATTTGAAAGCAATTGCGATTTTTTTGAGCCTCGCGGCTACCAAGAATTAGAGCAAGGATGTTTCTAGATTGTTCACATCACACACTCACACACACCTTTGCATTAAATTCATCGTATTTGTCAATGTTTAATAATGGGATGCAATTATATGGGTTATCTACgcgaatttataataaaatatctaataCGAAGGACTTTTCGACAAATTCGTACTAAATCATATGAATATAAATCATATTAATCATACTAAAAGTcttatttcactaaatttttcatcaagttcatcgcttttcctttttttaatgtACGACACGCGTCTAAAAGTGTATTTGTCTTGTATACTTTCATTCACGATATTTTGAACAACTTCCTCAGTAAAACAACAATACTTCCACACCTGACTGACCTATATCTGACCCAAGTTGTCTTCTTTTCTGAATTCCAAGTCACCAAATGTCCTAATAGCATCACAATCCATAATGGCATAGCCAAAATCAGTATAGAAGATTGACATGTGACTTGTGACATGTGACAGATAGATAAGATATCGCAGATTACAATACAAACGATTTTGCACGAACATTTATGTGTGAGATGGATTCCgcataaaaaaacgttaaaCAAGTGAAGATTTAATGTCCCAAGTTGTCTTTTTTGATGAATTCCAAGTCACTAAATGTCCTAATAGCATCACAATCCATAATGGCATAGCCAAAATCAGTATAGAAGATTGACATGTGACTTGTGACATGTGACAGATAGATAAGATATCGCAGATTACAATACAGTCGATTTTGCACGAACATTTATGTGTGAGATGGATTCCGCATAAAAAACGTTAAACAAGTGAAGATTTAATGTCCCAAGTTGTCTTTTTTGATGAATTCCAAGTCACTAAATGTCCTAATAGCATCACAATCCATAATGGCATAGCCAAAATCAGTATAGAAGATTGACATGTGACTTGTGACATGTGACAGATAGATAAGATATCGCAGATTACAATACAAACGATTTTGCACGAACATTTATGTGTGAGATGGATTCCgcataaaaaaacgttaaaCAAGTGAAGATTTAATGTCCCAAGTTGTCTTTTTTGATGAATTCCAAGTCACTAAATGTCCTAATAGCATCACAATCCATAATGGCATAGCCAAAATCAGTATAGAAGATTGGCATGTGACATGTGACAGATAGATAAGATATCGCAGATTACAATACAGTCGATTTTGCACGAACATTTATGTGTGAGATGGATTCCgcataaaaaaacgttaaaCAAGTGAAGATTTAATGTCCCAAGTTGTCTTTTTTGATGAATTCCAAGTCACTAAATGTCCTAATAGCATCACAATCCATAATGGCATAGCCAAAATCAGTATAGAAGATTGACATGTGACTTGTGACATGTGACAGATAGATAAGATATCGCAGATTACAATACAGTCGATTTTGCACGAACATTTATGTGTGAGATGGATTCCgcataaaaaaacgttaaaCAAGTGAAGATTTAATGTCCCAAGTTGTCTTTTTTGATGAATTCCAAGTCACTAAATGTCCTAATAGCATCACAATCCATAATGGCATAGCCAAAATCAGTATAGAAAATTGACATGTGACTTGTGACATGTGACAGATAGATAAGATATCGCAGATTACAATACAGTCGATTTTGCACGAACATTTATGTGTGAGATGGATTCCgcataaaaaaacgttaaaCAAGTGAAGATTTAATGTCCCAAGTTGTCTTTTTTGATGAATTCCAAGTCACTAAATGTCCTAATAGCATCACAATCCATAATGGCATAGCCAAAATCAGTATAGAAGATTGACATGTGACTTGTGACATGTGACAGATAGATAAGATATCGCAGATTACAATACAGTCGATTTTGCACGAACATTTATGTGTGAGATGGATTCCgcataaaaaaacgttaaaCAAGTGAAGATTTAATGTCCCAAGTTG
Encoded proteins:
- the LOC130445217 gene encoding uncharacterized protein LOC130445217, with amino-acid sequence MTITMHWKPCLVQTVTLLLGYFIIIDGYEQKSRVKRPRAPPAEPENDVESDFEERNKELNANYVPPGFLSPSVIEYLELGKSIPGRPGSDYPVLSTVPYTNFYCDDQKYPGFYADPETRCQSWHYCDIDGRQTSFLCPNGTQFSQLVFVCDWWFNVRCDLSEKLYVINSRLYGTPKLDPTRPHRTITKQILEDIFNDDEET